From Streptomyces sp. TLI_053, a single genomic window includes:
- a CDS encoding cytochrome P450, with the protein MTDDPARFPFPPAGDVRPPDAYHDVLHARAPHPVQLSSGQPALLVTRHEDVTAVLGDARFSRAGYTELARPLFARKTESVLLATADAPDHTRRRRAILPAFTARQVRLLRPRLEAVAEELLDDLTAGAGAGESDLVGGFTVPFPMRVICEVLGVPLEDGAMLRAEVDILMSTSGHTREEVAAAQARMDEYFTALVDGKRRAAEAGTPADDLLTRLALRPDDDPDQRLSAREVVSLGSGMLMAGYETTGNSFGMCVLLLLRHPDLVKRLRAEPERIPAAVEEMLRFSSLNNTGGAPHLVTEDTVLGGCPVAAGRIVVPLTDTANRDPAVFADPDAFDPDRADAGSHLAFGYGRHLCLGAELARAELQIGVSALLNRFEVLELAVPEDELDWRRTMFINGVWQLPVRWTAAGGAAVPAAEGRPA; encoded by the coding sequence ATGACCGACGACCCGGCCCGTTTCCCCTTCCCGCCCGCCGGGGACGTGCGCCCGCCGGACGCGTACCACGACGTCCTGCACGCCCGTGCCCCGCACCCGGTGCAGCTGTCCAGCGGGCAGCCCGCCCTGCTGGTCACCCGGCACGAGGACGTCACGGCCGTGCTCGGCGACGCCCGCTTCAGCCGGGCCGGCTACACCGAGCTGGCCCGCCCGCTGTTCGCCCGCAAGACCGAGTCCGTCCTGCTGGCCACCGCCGACGCACCCGACCACACCCGGCGTCGGCGGGCGATCCTCCCGGCGTTCACCGCCCGGCAGGTCCGCCTGCTGCGGCCGCGCCTGGAGGCCGTCGCCGAGGAACTGCTCGACGACCTGACCGCGGGTGCCGGCGCCGGTGAGAGCGACCTGGTGGGCGGCTTCACCGTGCCCTTCCCGATGCGGGTCATCTGCGAGGTGCTCGGCGTCCCGCTGGAGGACGGCGCGATGCTGCGCGCGGAGGTGGACATCCTCATGTCCACCTCCGGCCACACCCGCGAGGAGGTCGCCGCCGCCCAGGCACGGATGGACGAGTACTTCACCGCGCTGGTCGACGGCAAGCGGCGCGCCGCCGAGGCGGGCACCCCGGCGGACGACCTGCTCACCAGGCTGGCGCTGCGCCCGGACGACGATCCCGACCAGCGGCTGTCCGCCCGGGAGGTGGTGTCCCTCGGCTCGGGCATGCTGATGGCCGGCTACGAGACGACCGGCAACTCCTTCGGCATGTGCGTGCTGCTCCTGCTGCGCCACCCCGACCTGGTGAAGCGCCTGCGCGCGGAGCCCGAGCGGATCCCGGCGGCGGTCGAGGAGATGCTGCGCTTCAGTTCCCTCAACAACACCGGCGGGGCACCGCACCTGGTGACCGAGGACACCGTGCTGGGTGGCTGCCCGGTCGCGGCAGGGCGGATCGTGGTGCCGCTCACCGACACGGCCAACCGTGACCCGGCCGTCTTCGCCGACCCGGACGCCTTCGACCCGGACCGTGCGGACGCGGGCTCCCACCTCGCCTTCGGTTACGGCCGCCATCTGTGCCTGGGCGCCGAACTCGCCCGGGCCGAGCTGCAGATCGGCGTCAGCGCGCTGCTGAACCGCTTCGAGGTGCTGGAACTCGCCGTTCCCGAGGACGAGTTGGACTGGCGGCGGACGATGTTCATCAACGGCGTCTGGCAGTTGCCGGTCCGCTGGACGGCGGCCGGCGGCGCGGCGGTCCCCGCCGCGGAGGGGCGGCCGGCGTGA
- a CDS encoding aspartate/glutamate racemase family protein has translation MKTIGLLGGMSWESTATYYRLLNELTRDRLGGLHSAKCVLYSVDFAEVERLQAAGEWEAAGRLLADAARAVEAAGAELLLICTNTMHKVADQVAGAVSVPLLHLADATAAAVLAAGVTRVGLLGTAFTMEQDFYRDRLASHGLDVMVPDPAGRALVHRVIYEELCLGVVREESRAEYRRVISELVAEGAEGVILGCTEIELLVGPGDSAVPVFPTTRIHAEAAVTAAL, from the coding sequence ATGAAGACCATCGGCCTGCTGGGCGGTATGAGCTGGGAATCCACCGCGACCTACTACCGCCTCCTCAACGAACTCACCCGGGACCGGCTCGGCGGCCTGCACTCCGCCAAGTGCGTGCTCTACTCGGTGGACTTCGCCGAGGTCGAGCGGCTCCAGGCCGCCGGGGAGTGGGAGGCCGCGGGCCGGCTGCTCGCCGATGCCGCCCGCGCGGTCGAGGCGGCGGGCGCGGAACTGCTGCTGATCTGCACCAACACCATGCACAAGGTCGCCGACCAGGTGGCCGGCGCGGTGTCCGTCCCGCTGCTGCACCTCGCCGACGCGACGGCAGCGGCGGTCCTGGCCGCCGGGGTGACGCGGGTCGGGCTGCTGGGCACCGCCTTCACCATGGAACAGGACTTCTACCGGGACCGGCTGGCCTCCCACGGACTGGACGTCATGGTGCCCGATCCGGCGGGCCGGGCCCTGGTGCACCGGGTGATCTACGAGGAGCTCTGCCTCGGCGTGGTGCGCGAGGAGTCCCGGGCCGAGTACCGCCGGGTGATCTCCGAGCTGGTCGCGGAGGGCGCGGAGGGCGTGATCCTCGGCTGCACCGAGATCGAGCTCCTGGTCGGGCCCGGCGACAGCGCCGTCCCGGTCTTCCCCACCACCCGCATCCACGCCGAGGCCGCCGTCACCGCCGCGCTGTGA
- a CDS encoding 4-hydroxybenzoate 3-monooxygenase — protein sequence MVVLGAGPAGLVLANLLHRDGIDCVVLERADRARLHSRARAGFLAENTVRILDRHGLGDGLRRRGRPHATCEFRTEDGSFRLDYARLARGERHTVYPQQYLVADLLAAFEEAGGKVRFGTEAQRVLDLDGEHPTVEARGPDGEPLRWRARYVAGCDGRHGAARRSLPPGAVVHRHDHGLSWLGLLVEAPPSLDAVGYAVHERGFAGHMARTSDITRYYLECERGTAPEDWDEDRVWHELDLRMRAARHGPLHRGSVVARTVVDLESDVVEPLRHGSLLLAGDAASMPTPSAAKGANLAVLEAELLAAALVDDLAHGDGRALADYSRRCLEHIWRAMEFSHWMVRLLHATPTPSGVPSGFDAGLRRARLEALRTSRAQQDWFAENYVGL from the coding sequence GTGGTCGTCCTCGGCGCGGGACCGGCCGGTCTGGTCCTCGCCAACCTGCTGCACCGGGACGGCATCGACTGCGTCGTCCTGGAACGCGCCGACCGGGCCCGCCTGCACAGCCGGGCCAGGGCCGGCTTCCTCGCCGAGAACACCGTCCGGATCCTGGACCGCCACGGCCTCGGCGATGGCCTGCGCCGCCGCGGCCGACCCCACGCCACCTGCGAGTTCCGCACCGAGGACGGCAGCTTCCGCCTCGACTACGCCCGGCTCGCCCGCGGCGAGCGCCACACCGTCTACCCGCAGCAGTACCTCGTCGCGGACCTGCTCGCCGCCTTCGAGGAGGCCGGTGGGAAGGTCCGGTTCGGCACCGAGGCCCAACGCGTCCTGGACCTCGACGGCGAACACCCGACCGTCGAGGCACGCGGGCCCGACGGGGAGCCCCTCCGGTGGCGCGCCCGGTACGTCGCCGGCTGCGACGGCCGGCACGGCGCCGCCCGCCGCTCACTGCCGCCCGGCGCGGTCGTCCACCGCCACGACCACGGCCTGTCCTGGCTGGGCCTGCTGGTCGAGGCACCGCCCAGCCTGGACGCGGTCGGTTACGCGGTGCACGAGCGTGGCTTCGCCGGCCACATGGCCCGCACCTCCGACATCACCCGCTACTACCTCGAGTGCGAGCGCGGCACCGCGCCCGAGGACTGGGACGAGGACCGGGTCTGGCACGAGCTGGACCTGCGGATGCGTGCCGCACGGCACGGCCCGCTGCACCGGGGGAGCGTCGTCGCGCGCACCGTCGTCGACCTGGAGAGCGACGTCGTCGAACCGCTGCGCCACGGTTCCCTGCTGCTCGCGGGCGACGCCGCGAGCATGCCCACCCCGTCGGCGGCCAAGGGGGCGAACCTCGCGGTACTGGAGGCGGAACTCCTGGCCGCCGCCCTCGTCGACGACCTCGCGCACGGCGACGGCCGGGCCCTGGCCGACTACTCCCGGCGCTGCCTGGAGCACATCTGGCGCGCGATGGAGTTCTCGCACTGGATGGTCCGGCTGCTGCACGCGACGCCCACCCCGTCCGGCGTCCCGTCGGGCTTCGACGCGGGACTCCGCCGCGCCCGGCTGGAGGCGCTGCGCACCTCGCGCGCCCAGCAGGACTGGTTCGCCGAGAACTACGTCGGCCTCTGA